A window from Akkermansia muciniphila encodes these proteins:
- a CDS encoding TIGR00282 family metallophosphoesterase: protein MITILFIGDVVGEPGRTAVKHMLPELKRKHGADFIIVNGENAAAGRGITPRLAQELLHAGVDVITTGDHVWDQVELAPWLDSEPRVLRPLNYPRGTPGHGSVVVETPRGKIAVMQVQGRSFIQPPLENPFLISEAEAKRLREEEGVNVIFVDMHAETTSEKISTGYNLDGLVSAVIGTHTHVQTADETILEHGTAYLTDSGMCGPAIGVLGREKEPIIQRFRSSMPAKFPVANWPVRLCGAVVQVDETTGKALNIARISQIVEKPAS, encoded by the coding sequence ATGATTACCATACTCTTTATAGGCGATGTGGTCGGCGAACCTGGCCGCACCGCCGTGAAGCACATGCTGCCGGAACTCAAAAGGAAGCACGGGGCGGACTTCATCATCGTCAACGGAGAAAACGCGGCCGCCGGACGCGGCATCACCCCCCGGCTGGCGCAGGAGCTGCTGCATGCGGGAGTGGACGTCATCACGACAGGAGACCACGTCTGGGACCAGGTGGAACTGGCCCCGTGGCTGGACTCCGAGCCGCGTGTGCTGCGCCCCCTCAACTACCCCCGGGGCACGCCGGGGCACGGAAGCGTGGTGGTGGAAACACCCAGGGGGAAAATAGCCGTTATGCAGGTGCAGGGGCGCTCCTTCATCCAGCCCCCGCTTGAAAACCCCTTCCTCATCTCGGAAGCGGAAGCCAAAAGGCTGAGGGAGGAAGAAGGCGTCAACGTCATCTTTGTGGACATGCACGCGGAAACCACCAGTGAAAAAATCTCCACCGGATACAATCTGGACGGGCTTGTTTCCGCCGTTATCGGAACCCACACGCATGTGCAGACCGCGGATGAAACCATCCTGGAGCACGGCACGGCCTACCTGACGGACTCCGGCATGTGCGGCCCGGCCATTGGCGTTCTGGGCCGGGAAAAGGAACCCATCATCCAGCGCTTTCGTTCCTCCATGCCCGCCAAATTCCCCGTGGCCAACTGGCCTGTGCGTCTCTGCGGAGCCGTCGTGCAGGTGGATGAAACCACCGGCAAAGCCCTCAACATCGCCCGCATCAGCCAAATCGTGGAAAAACCGGCCTCCTGA
- a CDS encoding universal stress protein: MKNILVAIDFSNATDAVIHQIGKLACPNDSIIHLLHIVEPSICYEVSGVLPDEVPVPVMDQTEENEVISIAKNHLKKTAEKLSRLTDATIIQAVEDEFEISEAVINYAEKHHIDMIVVGKHNHGFLSTVFLGSVASSVMRKSPVPVLVVPVTKEEQ, encoded by the coding sequence ATGAAAAATATTCTGGTAGCCATTGATTTCTCCAACGCCACGGACGCCGTCATTCATCAGATCGGCAAACTGGCGTGCCCCAACGACAGCATCATCCACCTGCTCCACATTGTGGAACCCAGCATCTGTTATGAAGTCTCCGGCGTGCTGCCGGATGAAGTGCCCGTACCCGTCATGGACCAGACGGAGGAAAACGAGGTCATCTCCATCGCAAAAAACCATCTGAAAAAGACGGCGGAAAAACTCTCCCGGCTGACGGACGCCACCATCATCCAGGCAGTGGAAGACGAATTCGAAATCAGCGAGGCGGTCATCAACTACGCTGAAAAACACCACATTGACATGATCGTGGTGGGCAAGCACAACCACGGTTTTCTTTCCACCGTCTTTCTGGGCAGCGTAGCCAGCTCCGTCATGCGGAAATCCCCCGTGCCCGTCCTGGTGGTTCCCGTCACCAAGGAAGAACAATAG
- the trpS gene encoding tryptophan--tRNA ligase, producing the protein MRIITGLQPSGKLHVGNYFGAMEPAVRMQERGDSYYFLADYHAMSTVHDAAALRENCKNLATDFLAVGLDPEKCVFFRQSAVPEVNELAWILGTVCPVGLLERCHSYKDKLAKGFSPSNALFTYPVLMAADILMYDSDLVPVGKDQKQHLEVTRDLAGKMNEQFGEGTCKLPDALIAESTAIVPGLDGQKMSKSYNNTLPIFGEEKAVRKLIMRIPTDSTPVEEPKSTEGSIILQLYKLFASAEGYETMVHDFQNGGCGYGDFKKRLFDAYWEYFRTARERRAELEASQDYVRQVLEDGARKARETASVVLDRVRRAVGLI; encoded by the coding sequence ATGCGTATCATCACAGGACTTCAACCCAGCGGCAAGCTCCACGTCGGCAACTACTTCGGAGCCATGGAACCGGCCGTCCGCATGCAGGAACGCGGAGACTCCTACTACTTTCTGGCGGACTACCACGCCATGAGCACCGTTCATGACGCGGCCGCCCTGCGGGAAAACTGCAAAAATCTGGCGACGGACTTTCTGGCCGTGGGCCTGGACCCTGAAAAATGCGTCTTCTTCCGCCAGTCCGCCGTACCGGAAGTCAATGAACTGGCGTGGATACTCGGCACCGTCTGCCCGGTGGGCCTGCTGGAACGCTGCCACTCCTACAAGGACAAGCTCGCCAAGGGTTTTTCCCCCAGCAACGCCCTCTTCACCTACCCCGTACTGATGGCGGCGGACATCCTGATGTATGACTCCGACCTGGTGCCTGTGGGCAAGGACCAGAAACAGCACCTGGAAGTCACCCGGGACCTGGCGGGCAAAATGAACGAACAATTCGGAGAAGGCACCTGCAAGCTGCCGGATGCGCTCATTGCGGAAAGCACGGCCATCGTGCCAGGGCTGGACGGCCAGAAAATGAGCAAAAGCTACAACAACACCCTCCCCATCTTCGGAGAGGAAAAAGCCGTCCGCAAGCTCATCATGAGAATCCCCACGGACTCCACCCCCGTGGAGGAACCCAAGTCCACGGAAGGCTCCATCATCCTCCAGCTTTACAAACTCTTTGCCTCCGCGGAAGGCTATGAAACCATGGTCCATGATTTCCAGAACGGCGGCTGCGGCTATGGCGACTTCAAAAAACGCCTCTTTGACGCGTATTGGGAATACTTCCGGACCGCGCGCGAGCGCAGGGCTGAACTGGAAGCCAGCCAGGACTACGTGCGCCAGGTGCTGGAAGACGGGGCCCGCAAGGCGCGGGAAACGGCCTCCGTGGTGCTGGACAGGGTGCGCCGGGCCGTAGGCCTGATCTGA
- a CDS encoding NAD-dependent epimerase/dehydratase family protein, with amino-acid sequence MTSLLCTQPRTVLILGTGYLGKALAESLRKAGHTALTADIDTQRAIYEADVTDADSMRSLAARTPSPDIIVMCASTRGGGEDAYRSLYIRGTQNTLEAFPGKPVIFCSSTSVYGITDGRWITEEHNVYPASGKSGLLIQAEQAVLAAGGTVVRLGALYGPDRCVLVSQYCTKGTALPGDMDRWINYIHRDDAVGALHLLCTLREPPSGIYNLTDRTPMQLGEIYSYLSGLLGRPAPQPEPLRAEARRGFSNQRISCSRLLALGWEPLYPSFADGVHNVLEALEE; translated from the coding sequence ATGACCAGCCTCCTGTGTACACAACCCCGCACCGTCCTTATTCTGGGAACGGGCTATCTGGGAAAAGCCCTGGCGGAAAGCCTGCGGAAAGCCGGCCATACGGCCCTGACGGCGGACATAGACACACAGCGGGCCATTTATGAGGCGGACGTCACGGACGCAGACTCCATGCGCAGCCTGGCCGCCCGCACTCCCTCCCCGGACATCATCGTCATGTGCGCCAGCACCCGCGGGGGTGGCGAGGATGCCTACCGCAGCCTCTACATCCGTGGAACGCAAAACACGCTGGAAGCCTTCCCCGGAAAACCGGTCATCTTCTGTTCCAGCACCTCCGTCTACGGCATCACGGACGGACGCTGGATTACGGAGGAACACAACGTCTATCCCGCCTCCGGAAAAAGCGGCCTTCTCATTCAGGCGGAACAGGCGGTTCTGGCCGCCGGAGGAACCGTCGTCCGGCTGGGGGCCCTGTACGGTCCGGACCGTTGCGTGCTTGTCTCCCAATACTGTACGAAAGGCACCGCCCTCCCCGGGGATATGGACAGGTGGATCAACTACATCCACCGGGATGACGCCGTGGGCGCCCTGCACCTGCTCTGCACGCTCCGTGAACCGCCCTCCGGCATTTACAACCTGACGGACCGCACCCCCATGCAGCTGGGAGAAATCTACTCTTACCTCTCCGGACTGCTGGGCAGGCCCGCTCCGCAGCCTGAACCGCTCCGGGCGGAAGCGCGCCGCGGCTTTTCCAACCAGAGAATCTCCTGCTCCCGCCTTCTGGCCCTGGGCTGGGAACCGCTCTACCCAAGCTTTGCAGACGGCGTGCATAATGTGCTGGAAGCGCTGGAAGAATAA
- the ispD gene encoding 2-C-methyl-D-erythritol 4-phosphate cytidylyltransferase — protein MKGCAAIIVAAGSSRRAGFDKLLAPLHGVKVLERSIRAFAGCREITEIVVVCPEERFRAINAADMETEVPVTRVDGGGERHESVKNGLAALLYVPRLVAVHDGARPLITAEQISRCIQTARECGAAASAHPVTDTLKRADEERFTLPEQVDREGLWCMETPQVFQYPLLLDAYAAVTERNMKVTDEVTALQLIGHPTRLVHNHGPNPKITWPEDISYAEMLLELKHRRNTL, from the coding sequence ATGAAAGGCTGCGCCGCCATCATCGTAGCGGCCGGGTCCTCCCGGCGCGCCGGATTTGACAAGCTCCTGGCGCCCCTGCACGGCGTCAAGGTGCTGGAACGCAGTATCCGGGCGTTTGCCGGCTGCCGGGAAATCACGGAAATCGTGGTGGTTTGCCCGGAAGAACGCTTCCGCGCCATTAATGCCGCGGACATGGAGACGGAAGTGCCCGTCACCCGCGTGGACGGCGGCGGCGAACGGCATGAATCCGTAAAGAACGGCCTGGCAGCCCTGCTTTACGTGCCCCGGCTCGTAGCCGTGCACGACGGCGCGCGCCCCCTCATTACGGCGGAGCAAATCTCCCGATGCATCCAGACTGCCAGGGAATGTGGAGCTGCCGCTTCAGCACACCCCGTGACGGACACCTTGAAACGCGCGGATGAAGAACGCTTCACGCTTCCGGAACAGGTGGACCGGGAAGGACTGTGGTGCATGGAAACACCGCAGGTCTTTCAATACCCGCTGCTCCTGGACGCCTATGCGGCAGTCACGGAACGGAACATGAAGGTAACTGATGAAGTCACCGCCCTCCAGCTCATCGGCCACCCCACCCGGCTGGTGCACAACCATGGGCCCAATCCCAAGATCACCTGGCCGGAAGACATTTCCTACGCTGAAATGCTGCTGGAACTCAAGCACCGCCGCAATACCCTATGA
- a CDS encoding GatB/YqeY domain-containing protein produces MSKISDQIMEGMKTAMRAKDSVTLNTLRALKTALTNAGIAKGGLGTPLEEAEELAVVRKQIKQREDSTEQFRSAGRPELADKEEAEITVLKQFMPAELTAEETAAILEDVMKETGASAKKDMGQVMKLMQERTAGRVNGKELARMVSARLS; encoded by the coding sequence ATGAGCAAGATTTCAGACCAAATCATGGAAGGGATGAAAACCGCCATGAGGGCAAAAGACTCCGTCACTCTCAATACCCTGCGCGCCCTCAAGACGGCCCTGACGAACGCGGGCATCGCCAAGGGAGGCCTGGGCACTCCTCTGGAGGAGGCGGAAGAACTGGCTGTGGTCCGCAAGCAAATCAAGCAGCGTGAAGACTCTACGGAACAATTCCGGTCCGCCGGGCGTCCGGAACTGGCTGACAAGGAGGAAGCGGAAATCACCGTTCTCAAGCAATTCATGCCTGCCGAGCTTACCGCGGAGGAAACGGCTGCCATTCTGGAAGACGTGATGAAGGAAACGGGAGCCAGCGCCAAAAAGGACATGGGCCAGGTTATGAAACTCATGCAGGAACGCACCGCCGGGCGGGTCAACGGCAAGGAACTGGCCCGGATGGTATCAGCCAGGCTCTCATGA
- a CDS encoding SMP-30/gluconolactonase/LRE family protein: MKATLLLLCLACSALAAPPTKKQPEPAKPLPPLEKASITIDGHPESVAADAEGNIYFTCIGAKLAPTEKDKDGYLGVIPHGSTEPKKITDVDTLDAPKGLLYQDGFLYCTDVDMVYKIDAKTGTIEGYVDLSPSRMKFLNDLAFINGRLMVSSTDTNQIFYVDTNTSSYGELVTKQPIYKPNGLAWDPERKVIYLCEYATDEKGKPSGRLLSINPVSREVTELSKERGQYDGLAYRDNALYYSDWSKDKKPEAIRKLDLKTGRSAPVATGPIEGTADFILYDSMIVAPGMTEKKIHIMPIGGKK; the protein is encoded by the coding sequence ATGAAAGCAACACTACTCCTTCTCTGCCTGGCGTGCAGCGCGCTGGCAGCTCCTCCAACCAAAAAACAGCCGGAGCCGGCCAAACCGCTGCCTCCCCTGGAAAAAGCCTCCATTACCATTGACGGCCACCCGGAAAGCGTGGCGGCTGATGCGGAAGGCAACATTTACTTCACCTGCATCGGCGCCAAACTGGCGCCCACGGAAAAGGACAAGGACGGCTATCTGGGAGTGATCCCGCACGGCTCCACGGAACCTAAAAAAATCACGGACGTGGACACCCTGGACGCTCCCAAGGGGCTCTTGTACCAGGACGGCTTCCTGTACTGCACGGATGTGGACATGGTCTACAAGATAGACGCCAAAACCGGCACCATTGAGGGATATGTGGACTTGTCCCCCTCCCGCATGAAATTCCTCAATGACCTGGCGTTCATCAACGGCAGGCTCATGGTCTCCTCCACGGATACCAACCAGATCTTCTATGTGGACACAAACACCAGTTCCTACGGGGAGCTGGTCACCAAGCAGCCCATCTACAAGCCGAACGGCCTGGCCTGGGACCCGGAAAGAAAAGTCATCTACCTCTGCGAATATGCCACGGATGAAAAAGGCAAGCCCAGCGGCCGCCTGCTCTCCATCAACCCCGTCTCCCGGGAAGTCACGGAACTCTCCAAGGAACGGGGGCAGTATGACGGCCTGGCCTACCGTGACAACGCCCTTTACTACAGCGACTGGTCCAAGGACAAAAAACCGGAAGCCATCCGCAAACTGGACCTGAAAACGGGACGCTCCGCACCGGTGGCCACCGGCCCCATTGAAGGCACGGCGGACTTCATCCTGTATGACTCCATGATCGTGGCGCCGGGCATGACGGAAAAGAAAATCCACATCATGCCCATTGGCGGGAAAAAATAA
- a CDS encoding 2-isopropylmalate synthase codes for MSDQIYFFDTTLRDGEQCPGASMNLREKLEVARQMERLGMDVIEAGFPCISDGDFEAVHTIAREIKKCRIAGLARCVKADIEAAARALEPAGDRARIHIFLATSKLHMQFKLKKAETEILRMAAEGVSYARQFVQDVEFSPEDASRTDLDFLTKVVETVIDAGATTVNIPDTVGYTTPDEFYRIIRHLKENVPNIGKAVISVHCHNDLGLAVANSLAAIRAGARQVEGTINGIGERAGNVALEEVIMALRTRAGQFGDVTDNINTREIVRTSRIVARMSGMQVQRSKAIVGENAFAHSSGIHQHGILNCRETYEVMDPQAVGWGATELPLTKHSGRAAVKARLEQLGHVLTEEEVNTVFERFKKVGDSKKFVYDDDLSAIVDDSLHASSGLWELDFLQFVAGSHARPTATVGLLKEGKKFEDSSTGNGAVDAVIKAIERITKRKGTLKGYSVNAASEGKDALGEVTVHVDFGQPKPIVGKGASTDVIEASARAYLNAVNRSIRMENMPQPNNLDAGAI; via the coding sequence ATGTCCGACCAAATCTACTTTTTTGACACTACCCTGCGCGATGGAGAACAATGCCCCGGAGCATCCATGAACCTACGCGAAAAGCTGGAAGTGGCGCGTCAGATGGAACGGCTGGGCATGGACGTGATCGAGGCGGGCTTCCCCTGCATTTCCGACGGTGACTTTGAAGCCGTGCACACCATCGCCCGTGAAATCAAAAAATGCCGCATCGCCGGACTGGCCCGCTGCGTGAAGGCGGACATTGAAGCGGCGGCCAGGGCCCTGGAACCTGCCGGGGACCGCGCACGCATCCACATCTTTCTGGCAACCAGCAAGCTGCACATGCAGTTCAAGCTAAAAAAGGCGGAAACGGAAATCCTGCGCATGGCAGCGGAAGGCGTATCCTACGCCAGGCAATTCGTGCAAGACGTGGAATTCTCCCCGGAAGACGCCTCCCGCACAGATCTGGACTTTCTGACCAAGGTGGTGGAAACCGTCATTGACGCCGGAGCCACCACCGTCAACATTCCGGACACCGTGGGCTACACCACGCCGGACGAATTCTACCGCATTATCCGCCACCTGAAGGAAAACGTGCCCAACATCGGCAAGGCCGTCATCTCCGTGCACTGCCACAATGACCTGGGCCTGGCCGTAGCCAATTCCCTGGCCGCCATCCGCGCCGGAGCCCGCCAGGTGGAAGGCACCATCAACGGCATTGGCGAACGCGCCGGAAACGTGGCCCTGGAAGAAGTTATCATGGCCCTGCGCACCCGCGCCGGACAGTTTGGCGACGTGACGGACAACATCAACACGCGTGAAATCGTCCGCACCTCCCGCATCGTGGCCCGCATGAGCGGCATGCAGGTGCAGCGTTCCAAGGCCATCGTGGGGGAAAACGCCTTTGCCCACTCCTCCGGCATCCACCAACACGGCATCCTCAACTGCCGGGAAACCTATGAAGTCATGGACCCGCAGGCGGTCGGCTGGGGGGCCACGGAGCTCCCGCTCACCAAGCACTCCGGACGCGCCGCCGTAAAGGCCAGGCTGGAACAGCTGGGCCATGTGCTCACGGAAGAGGAGGTCAATACGGTGTTTGAACGCTTTAAAAAAGTGGGCGATTCCAAAAAATTCGTTTATGACGACGACCTTTCCGCCATTGTAGACGACTCCCTGCATGCTTCCTCCGGCCTGTGGGAACTGGACTTCCTGCAATTCGTGGCAGGCAGCCACGCCCGGCCTACAGCTACGGTGGGACTGCTCAAGGAAGGCAAAAAGTTTGAAGACAGTTCCACGGGCAACGGAGCAGTGGACGCCGTCATCAAGGCCATTGAACGCATCACCAAGCGCAAAGGCACGCTGAAAGGCTACAGCGTCAACGCCGCCTCTGAAGGCAAGGACGCTCTGGGAGAAGTCACGGTGCACGTGGACTTCGGCCAGCCCAAGCCCATCGTGGGCAAGGGAGCCTCCACGGACGTCATTGAAGCCTCCGCCCGCGCCTACCTGAACGCGGTCAACCGCTCCATCCGCATGGAAAATATGCCCCAGCCCAACAATCTGGACGCAGGCGCCATCTGA
- a CDS encoding fumarylacetoacetate hydrolase family protein, translating into MKIRFYLNDQAERIMALWSESRREYLVADSVFAEVDACICGETDSCGEEMKRIAAFLDNPAAKAVDPDWMIDTALPCSPSKLVCLGKSYAAHAKEFDGDPVQEPAIFLKSPSAITSCSDVVLYPPGCDKLDYEIELAVVIKNVLKNASPEEAARAISGYTLMCDYSERANQLEHGGQWTKGKSYDSFAPMGPTFISVEELGDGSGIPLELKVNGEVRQHGNTDGLIWPVPELLAYISRFMTLWPGDVVSTGTPAGVGMGMNPPQYLKPGDVVEWGSPAFGYASQAVVFDDEE; encoded by the coding sequence GTGAAAATAAGATTTTACCTGAATGACCAGGCGGAACGCATCATGGCCCTGTGGAGTGAAAGCCGCAGAGAGTACCTGGTGGCGGATTCCGTTTTTGCGGAGGTGGATGCCTGCATTTGCGGGGAAACGGATTCCTGCGGGGAGGAGATGAAGCGCATTGCGGCGTTTTTGGACAATCCCGCCGCCAAGGCTGTGGACCCTGACTGGATGATTGATACCGCGCTTCCCTGTTCCCCCTCCAAGCTGGTGTGCCTGGGGAAGAGTTATGCGGCTCACGCGAAGGAGTTTGACGGCGATCCTGTGCAGGAGCCCGCTATTTTCCTGAAATCGCCCTCTGCCATTACCTCTTGCAGTGACGTCGTTTTATATCCCCCCGGCTGCGACAAGCTGGATTATGAGATTGAACTGGCCGTAGTGATTAAGAATGTGCTGAAGAACGCTTCCCCGGAGGAGGCCGCGCGGGCCATCAGCGGCTATACCCTGATGTGCGATTATTCCGAACGGGCCAACCAGTTGGAGCACGGCGGCCAGTGGACCAAGGGGAAGAGCTATGACAGCTTTGCTCCCATGGGCCCCACGTTTATTTCCGTGGAGGAGCTGGGGGACGGCTCCGGCATTCCGCTGGAATTGAAGGTGAACGGGGAAGTGCGCCAGCATGGCAATACGGACGGCCTGATCTGGCCTGTGCCGGAGTTGCTTGCCTATATTTCCCGTTTCATGACCCTGTGGCCCGGGGATGTGGTATCCACCGGGACTCCGGCGGGCGTGGGCATGGGGATGAATCCGCCGCAGTATTTGAAGCCGGGGGACGTAGTGGAGTGGGGGAGTCCTGCTTTCGGCTATGCTTCCCAGGCTGTGGTATTTGATGATGAAGAGTAA
- a CDS encoding rhodanese-like domain-containing protein, with protein MKTVVFYVVMVTGLTAIFVWLKGRNAERVPPAPAMVVSPDAGTPHEILLVDVRTPEEYRAGHKEGAVNIPVDELEELAPQLLPDKNAVILLYCRTGKRADKAVETLRKMGYSHLENLHRFEM; from the coding sequence GTGAAAACCGTGGTTTTTTATGTGGTCATGGTGACCGGACTGACCGCCATTTTCGTATGGCTGAAGGGGAGGAACGCAGAACGCGTTCCCCCGGCCCCCGCCATGGTGGTGTCTCCAGATGCTGGAACCCCTCATGAAATTCTGCTGGTGGACGTACGTACCCCGGAGGAGTACCGCGCGGGCCACAAGGAGGGTGCTGTGAATATTCCGGTGGATGAACTGGAAGAGCTCGCGCCGCAGCTGCTTCCGGATAAGAATGCCGTAATTCTGCTGTATTGCCGTACGGGCAAGCGGGCGGACAAGGCTGTGGAAACCCTCAGGAAAATGGGGTATTCCCATCTGGAAAACCTGCACCGGTTTGAAATGTAG
- a CDS encoding PEP-CTERM sorting domain-containing protein codes for MKKTLFILAAMAAAAVAAQASTVLISFGINSGNGTAVVDGTYLGESGQKVNKISTGSSSSYTSGTLVTSGGDATGITLTTGGVCCGSGGVLTDATAKDSALGLGNKFYDIFGQDMSTGNPMGGVVNTSGSANANFTMSLNNLSAGTYTLTMLVGRGNNYGTGNTSSFSIDGSGISNISASLDDYSTGSGATLNGATVTGNTHTGDWMVVTYTFDVAADGTQLNIQSQGGSGSINALALASVPEPATASLGLLGLSVLLMRRRRA; via the coding sequence ATGAAGAAGACATTATTCATTCTGGCAGCCATGGCGGCAGCGGCGGTTGCGGCTCAAGCTTCCACCGTTCTGATTTCGTTCGGGATTAATTCGGGCAATGGCACCGCCGTTGTGGATGGTACGTATCTGGGAGAATCCGGACAGAAAGTGAATAAAATCTCCACGGGCAGCTCCTCTTCCTACACTTCCGGAACACTGGTGACCAGCGGAGGCGACGCTACCGGCATCACCCTGACGACCGGCGGCGTCTGCTGCGGGAGCGGCGGCGTTCTGACGGATGCCACCGCCAAAGACTCCGCCCTGGGTCTGGGGAACAAGTTTTATGATATTTTCGGACAGGACATGTCCACCGGCAATCCGATGGGCGGCGTGGTCAACACAAGCGGGTCCGCCAACGCCAATTTCACGATGTCCCTGAACAACCTGTCCGCCGGCACCTACACGCTCACCATGCTGGTGGGACGCGGAAACAACTACGGCACGGGCAACACCTCCTCCTTCAGCATTGACGGCAGCGGCATCTCCAACATCTCCGCCAGCCTGGACGACTACTCCACAGGTTCCGGCGCTACGCTGAACGGCGCCACCGTCACGGGCAACACGCACACCGGGGACTGGATGGTGGTGACCTATACATTTGACGTGGCGGCGGATGGCACCCAGCTCAATATCCAGTCCCAGGGCGGAAGCGGCAGCATCAATGCCCTGGCCCTGGCCTCCGTTCCGGAACCGGCCACGGCCAGTCTCGGCCTGCTGGGCCTGAGCGTTCTGTTGATGCGCCGCAGACGGGCATAA